CCAAGTTCGACTTCACAGCAGAGAGCGAGGATGAGCTCACGGTAAAGGTGCGTTTGGGTCCTGGGAAAGTTTAAAGACTCGATGTAGGTTTATGTAAAGATTTAACATTATTTAGGCCcgtgtgttgtcctcgggtcaaactgacccgttttaaagtgttttatatcagaaatatggatttatttcaaccaaattgccccaaaataacatggatgattccatacattcttcaggtaacattaatgactactttcactgaattttttgggtgttttatttaatcttatagcatttgaattatttttttaatgatttccaAACAGAATCCGGACTAAActctgacatctacccatctgagatccactcagcatcctctgatcttaactattagtcaaaatagtttccatttttaaataaaaacttatttataatttgatataaatgaggtttgttgaccatgaattccaagaataagtgtaaaacctgttattaaaccagctctgctttaaaaaaaaaaaaagcaccaaaagctggaaaaagtgacaaataaatcagaaaaagcgacaaaaacactgtaaaagcaccaaaaaaaattaaatttcacCTGGAAAGGTAAGTTCATggtcaatgggaagacaacacaaagggtaAAGACTCTCTGCACAGACTCGCTGTAGGTTTATGTaaagatttaacatttattttggccTTTTAACACTTGTATTGTCGTCCTGTCAACCTTATCAaccaacattattatcgctttttccgacatttttgtcactttttcaatgttgtgggtgctttttggatgttttttccaaaggtttttgatatttttaatgttgacattttcagcttatgtcgacggcccattttttgtaaCAAAACTAAAAACGAGTCAATTTCACCCacggacaacatgagggtttaagTTTAGTAATGTTCATTTATCAGTGAGGGCAAAACCACTATTTTCAGGCAAACTAtcagaactgcagtttaagTTTGTCTGTTTCAAAATGAAGCCGTTTTCTTACAATCGTGCTTTCCTCctgtcttcctgtcttcctCCTGTCTTCCCGTCTTCCTGTCTTCCTCCTGTCTTCCCGTCTTCCTGTCTTCCTCctgtcttcctgtcttcctCCCGCAGGTCGGTGACATTATTACGCAGGTGGAGTTTGTGGACGAGCAGTGGATTCTGGGAGTTGTGGGCGGGAAGCGTGGGATTGTGCCTACAAACTACATTTCTCTTCTCTCATGAGGAAAACCCTGAAAACTAGGACACTCTGGGAACAGGTTGGTGGGTTTTGAACTCTGCACGGAGCTCGGGGAAAACTCAACTCGGCTACGACAGTGTTTCAGAGTTTTCCCCAATAAACCTTTTGGGCAGGTTTTGGGTTAAACAAAAGCCGCCTGCTCAGATTTTATTGGTAGTTTGGACCGTCTCTTGACAACAGGACGCACCTGCGCCGCCTTAGCGACGGAGTAAAACTGACTTCACGCCGGTGATTTGCGTCTTCCTCTCTTCCATCGctgtgctctgattggctccGTGGATTATATCCCACCTGGACTGGATGTgactttgtttctttctctgaCTGTTGGGTTCATTAGTCCAGACCAGTGGACGGTCCCAGAAAACCAAAACCCCGAAGCTCCTGCGACTCAACATCCTGCACTAATGGTTCAAATCCCTCCGCATGATGGGGACGGATGGACAAATATAATCAGGATCGGACATTTTGCTTTAAACAGCCGCCGTTTGGCgacttttcctctttctgtgtctGATTACAGATGTTTAACAtagactgttaaaagtgttacGCGTcagatacattttcaaaataagaggcCAGCTCGCAGTATttgaactgaaaaaaacatcaaggtTTCCAGAGGAGGACTAATTCactttaaagggatatttcagatGTTTTGCAGTGTGGTTGTTGTGATTACGGTGTGATTGACAActctggttctggttccccAAACTTTAACCCTGACTCCAGTAGAGGTGGTGTGAGCAACATCTTGTATATGAGGATGTCTTTCAATATCAATCTGAGGATACTAGGCCTTCCAATACTGCAGGAGGGTAAAGCCGAGTTAATTACATGAGCAAGGGCTTATCAACTATAAGCTACTTCTCCAGTCAGTGTGTTAGCTGCAGTAGATGTTTGGAGGTGGACAAACATGGAAGCTAAGCAACGTCTTGCTGTGGACGGGGACAGCATTTAAATGCATGTtagacacattaaaaacatccaTTTCAGTGTAAGTGGACgctttatttagaatattttgacCACGTTACCACGCGGTCGGACGGCTCTTCACGACGGGGAAGTGAAGCCGTTATCTCTGCTCTCCTCAAAGCCGCCAGActcctttttattttaccttgtAGAAccgtttttttaaaatgagtctggcggctttgaagagagcagagataCCGGCTTCGTAAAGGGCCGTCTGACACCCAGATAAAgcagtgaaaatattctaaatatagcgtaAAATTAAACTGAAACTGTGTCGGTACTCTGAACCGGGGGGGCATGCGATGGATAAGGACCTCATACAACCCCGGTTAAAAATAATCTGAACTATCCCTTAAACTAACTCAGTCAAAACTTACATTTATCTTTAACATAGTGTACCGTGAACCTAAGCCAGAGGAAAACTGAATAACGGAGCTTTGAGTCGGCCGGATGTTTGTCTGCTGGTGCATGCTGGGAGGAAAACGCCAGCTCTGGTTTGTGTTGTTTCCTAAATGTTTTTACCTTGTAGCGCTCAGCGGTCCGAGAGCCAAAAAAAATGCcacttttaagacttttaattATAGAAACAACCATTTTAGTTGAAATAAACTGtcagaatgttttgttttaagacTCTCTAGGTACCTTTTTAAAGCTatttataaaagttattttGTTGCACATGTTTTCACTGATAAATTCTTGCGTAGAAACTTTTTCTAAAAGTTTTACGTTCTTAAAGCTTTGAAGCTTAAATCAGATCACTGTACACAAAGAACACTAAGACTGGTGTTGATTGGTCATCTAGAGATTCATTATCCTACTAAACCTCTTCCAGAGCTCTTCTCTGACTGTTTCAGGGGCTGCTGGATGATTTTTGGGGGTCTCAAACCCCCGATGAAGGCAGCGGAGCCTCAAAGATTTGGCACTGGAGAGGTGTGCAACATGATTTGGAAAATGCTTGGAAGTCATGTAGAGTTAACATGATTAACAGATTTCAACATGCAGCCAAAACTATAATGCTTAATAAGAGCATGCAGCTCAATGAAAGCAAAGAAACAtggattatattttttatataaagagGTTATTAAAggagtttaaaaaataagcttTACAAATCTTAAAAATCACTTTTCATTGATAAAGAccttaaaacatgtttatagtTTCTAATAGTTAAAGCTAAATGTCATAAACTGTAAATGCATAAGTCCACAGGGTGAGACTGAAAGCTGCAATATTAAAGTTGCTGTTGGTACGAtgggaagatccaggacttCGACAACTTCTCAGCCCCTCCCCCATTTCGCTAAAGCccaaacggtctcctaagcccctccccctaTGAGGGAGAATGagcctgattggtgcatctgaacagggagcgggGGATTTTGCAAATAGCACTACAAGCTTtagagtatttttattttatttttactcaaacatagggtcagtttcaacaaatatgacagaaagtaaGTTCaataagtcttacctactgcacgTTTTTAAGGAACTAAAACGCTATTTGACACCCACATTAGCTCATGTTTGATTTCCTGCTGTTAAGCAGTATCAAAAGGCAGTTTTGCACCGACAACAGTGTGTTGTCACAAAACTATTGTACAAACTCTTTCAGATAAGCAAAGATCTAgctggattcttttttttttttttaaatgtactgtattccATCTTTTCTCACATTTCCTCAATATGTATTCTGtgttaaaaaactaaatctgcaaaaaaaacacctttttccAGACTGAATATACGAGTCCTActcattttattaaatgttaaacGTGGAGGATTTTCTCTCAATGTGCTGTCAGCAAATTACCAGCAACAAtgatacatttttctttgttagATTTACGTTTTTTGGGGTGTTTATCTGACAATTGCAGGTCTTTTTGCTCACTAATGCAGGATTCAACCTCTCTGATGTAACTCCAACTGACTTTTTACTTTGGACACattactgtttttattattattagttatctTTTCCATATAATTCAGTGTCTGAAAAGGCAAATTCAAACTAAGTGTAACAACTCAAATGCAGCCAGATAACAATAAATGATTAACGTGTCATAAGGTGGATGTTTTTCAGCCGTTTCAATGCAAAGTAAGAGTGTGCAAACATATGGAGCGCAAATATAACAagtagaaacaataaaaaatgattatttaagTGCAAAAAACAAGGTAGAAGGGGCTCGGTAAAGGAACATTTCTTCGTGCTTGcaaatctttttattattattaattttttaaccCTTCCATCGACCTGCAACTTGGTGTTTTTCTGGGtagaaatttcaacattttgttctttttccatactgttctcaacgtttttgttgattttattcCAACGTTTTTCCTCacttttcagatgtttttttttactcactatttccaatttactgggtcacttttttaaacaggttTTTGTCAACTTTGGTGATGTTTTTGATAGGGTTTTTTAATCATCAAAAGTTACTGCATCTGCTGTCATAcgaaaaacagattttttcaattaattgacagtccaaaaaaaaattgtagaaATATTCCCACTATATATTTGTAAATTTGACCTCTAGAGCTCAGCAATGCTCAGTATTTCCTGCATTTGGCCGTAGACCGTGGGGTTCGGGGCGTAGAGACTGGACAGGTGTAGGTGTGTTAAGTTAGGTGGAGGAAGTCCACGtctctgttgttgtgattgCAGCGTTGAGGGTATTTCGAGGCGTCATCACCACTAATTTGGTGTCAACTCGTTAGAGAAAATCTTCCATGTGACATCTTTAAGCTTTAAGACTGTAACACtaacgtgtgtgtgagagtgagaaagaCGCACAATGAAAGACATTTATAAAGTGCTTTGTAAGagatgtttaatgtttaacCAGACATTCCAACtttataatacaaataaaactttaaaacgtTTCAGCAATCGTTTCCTCCGCCAAGGAGTGCCCGGTTTGTccgtctgtttgtctgtttctttgtCCAGTTGTTGCCcgtttgtgtgtctgcctgttgTCCCTCGTGTTTTCTCcacgtcaaaattgaaaatcaactctTTGCTGActctttttcttacgtttttgtccctttttcaacaccaTTCACACTATTTTTCcccaatttttgtcacttttttttaatgttttcaacactacgtaacattaacttattaactttagttttatttttggaatttatggtcaataaacctcatttataggaaattatccttaatgtttgagtcagaaaagcagaaattaggaattatttagactaaaattaaaggaatggatgttgatgataatcacagactggaatatgtcaacttttactcaatactatttcaacaacacctacatttgttttacaatgctataaaatagaacaagaattaatgaaagtagagatgtgtatttgccaaaaaagaaaagaaaattattttgtagatttttccaACTTTTGTCCTGGAGAATATATCTCTCAAACAATACACACAGtctaattaatttaatttaattttaattaattaattttaactCTCTTTATCAGTCcagcaaggggaaattacaatttccactctgttgttattacacacattacacacattacacacattacacacaggcctgaactacacacacatgctcagtcaCTAGTGGAGAGGTGTCAGAGTTTACAGGCATCGGATGTGttatattttgcattttaagTTAATTAGTGTAGTCATTAAAGTAGCATCTTCAGAaaaccttttaatttttttacttattttttgacccttttttgtgtctttccctcaatgtttttgtcactttttcaatgttttgtcgtttttttctgagcctttttaaagttttggttttttttccccaaaaaatgttgttttttttacgtttGTCACTAttggatgtgtttttatttagtttttcttttacaaaaaaattaaatacgtTGCTGTAGCTACTGAATTGATCCAATAACATCGTACAAGTTGTTACTTCTAACAACTTGTTTGCTTATTTACATCTTTCCACGCTTGAATACTCATGTTTATTTCCATTAAACTAAAGTGGTTAGTAGGGTTTTCTTTATTAATATTCAGCATTTCAGCTGCTTATtcatgtaaaaatatctgaataaTGAGAAGAAATAGACTTTAAACACTCACAAAATAAACAGGATGAGTGTATGAATGTAGGAAATCAGGAAGgagtttattacattttaaatttcatCATCGTTGTCATTTAAAATGCATCTCCATAAAACATCCTTTACTTCTTCTACCTATAAAATGTATCTAACAACAGCATAAAATTTATTGTTAGGGATTTTAAATTTGCGTATTTACAGTCACATCATTAAAACCTTTGCATTGCATCAGAGCTCTAGACAGTAATATGTATTTATCTTATTTGtcacacatattatatattaaatagaAATGCACCACATGATGAGCAAGTGTAACAGTCACTCAGATTATTGGTTCATCAGTTGTTCTCACTGCCTCAGGATCTTCTCTGGGACGTGAATATAACGTTGTCTGACTTTCTGTCTTACACGAGGAATAATTTTAAAcaatcataattttttttttacacattctgcatttgattaaaaacaaacattaggTCCAAATAACACCGGCCGCCCTGAGTCAAATCCCTTAAACGGCTTCTTTTATTCATGTCCTGCAGAGGTTACAACACATTTCTGTGATATTAACCTGTCCTCTGGCTTTTCATGATTACCTTGGTTTACAAAACTCCGCAGTGTCTCCACAAAAACCCAGAAGACAGAGACCAGCATGGAGCGGCTCAGCGAACGtggtctggactctgtggaggagcGTCATGGTTTCGGAGATGCTGAAGAAGGCCAGAATACCTGCGCTGTGATCCAGGTACACGCCTATTCTGGAGGATTTGGGGCCTGGGATTCTGAGTGAGCAGTTGTCATGTCTAAAGATGTAACTGTTGTCACAACGTAATGCCCAAGACTTGTTATTAAATCCAAACGATCGCGCATGAAGGTCACCTGATCTGCCGATACTCTTGTACGCGACTGCTACTAAAGCAGGTCTGCTCGTctccacctcccagtaacaaCGTCCAGTCAGTCCGTCTTCACTCAGGACCTGAGTTGTCTGGAGGAATCTGTCCGGATGTGCaggatattttgtattttttacatatgttACTTTGCTGTTGCCCTCTGATAGATCCAGAGATGCGCCCACTGTGTTTGGATCCATCGTGATTTGACATGAGTATCGTAAGAACTCTGCTCTGGTCGTGGGCTCGGCTAAAGGCAGTTTCTCAGTAAGAATGTTCTGCATTTTATCTCTTGCTGCTTTCACGGCTGCCATCACGCTCTCAAAGTACCACAAACGATTGGTTTTTGGTACTGGTGAGTTCGTAGATCCAGTAAGTTTTGACAGTGAGAGGTAACTGTGAAGAAACTGTGTGGGATCTTCTAAGCGTGAGAGCTCCTCCAGCTcgacgtttttcttttttaggtcAACGATCTCCTGGTCCAGCTTCTCCTGGAGCTCTTTGACTCGACTCACTTCAGTTTTCTGCGAGGATCTGATCTGCTCCTTCACCTCAGAGCTTCTTTTCTCAATGACACGGATCAACTCGGTAAAGATCTTCTCACTGTCCTCCACTGCTTTATCTGCAGAGTAGTTGATAGTTTCCATCTCTTTCTGAAGCAGCGTCACGTCTTTTTCTCGTTCCCGGATTCTCTGCTCGATGTTTTGTTGACTTTCACCGAGCTCCTTTTGCTTCTCAGTCCTTTCTGCTGCAGCTGAGACGACGTCGTGGCCTTTGTGGTCATCCATTAAACAGAGATAACAGATACACTCCTGATCAGTGCGGCAGAAAATCTTCATCACCTCATCGTGACGGGAGCAGACGCTGTCCTGGAGATTAATGGAGGCATCaatgagtttgtgttttttgaaagtaGGAGATTGGTAGTGAGGCTGAAGGTGTTGCTCACAGTAAGAGGCCTGACACACCAGACAGGACCTGAAGGCCTTCAGCTTCCTCCCAGTGCAGACATCACAGGCCACGTCTCCAGGTCCAGCATAGCAGCATAGATCAGCTGGAGCAGCTCGGGGTCCAGtcttcttcagctcctccaccAAATCTGCCAGCACGGTGCTTTTCACCAGGACAGGCCTCGGGCTGAAAGTCTGTCGGCACTGAGGACAGCTGTAGATTCCTCTCTGACCTCCTTCATCCCAGGAGGTTGTAATACAGCTCATGCAGTAGCTGTGTCCACAGGGAATAGTCACCGGATCCTTCAGGAGATCCAGACAGATCGAACAGCTGAGTTTCTCCTCCGGTGCTTGATTGCTTTGCTGCGCCATTTCACCTCTCGACAACAGGGAATGACTCGAAAGTTTTACTTTCCTCACAAACAGGAAGCCACGCCCGCTTTTCTTTCACAACTGCATGCTGATCTGTTGTAAAGTGATACGTCAGCTCTTGCAGTTTACAACATGTTGGTCACACCCATCCTTAAACTTGTAGATCTATGAAAGGAGGGAGTTTGAAATAGACTTTAAACACTCACAAAAGAAACAGGCTGAGTGTATGAATGTAGAAAATCAGGCAGGAGTTTATTACATTTGACTTTtcatcatcattctcatttAAAATGCGTCTTCTGAAAACATCCTTTACTTCCTCTACCTATTAAATGTGTCTAATACCAGCATAAActatattaggtataatttgcGTATTTATAGTCCCatcaataaaacatttacatagCACCAGAGCACTATACAGTAATATGTAGTTATCTTTGTGTACTTAtcacacttaaaatatattaaacagaaaaacagaaattcacAACATAATATGATATATAATGAAGTTTAACAATCACTAAAATTATTGATTATCAGTTTTACTCACAGCCTCCGAGTCTTCTCTGGGAATGACCGTCTTAATGAGGCGTCATTTTAAACAATCACATTTACACATTCTGcattttttaaccctcgtgttgtcgttctatccatcttcgaccgcttatccggtgtcgggtcgcgggggcagcagctccagtaggggaccccaaacttcccttttccgagccacatcaaccagctccgactgggggatcccgaggcgttcccaggccaggttggagatataatctctccacctagtcctaggtcttccccggggcctcctcccagctggacgtgcctggaacacctccctagggaggcgcccaggaggcatccttaccagatgcccgaaccacctcaactggctcctttcgacgcgaaggagcagcggctctactccgagctcctctcggatgactgtgcttctcaccctatctctaagggagacgccagacccctcctgaggaaacccatttcggccgcttgtaccctggatctcgttctttcggtcatgacccagccttcatgaccataggtgagggtaggaacaaaaattgcccggtagatcgagagctttgccttctggctcagctctcttttcgtcacaacggtgcgataaacagaatgtaataaccgcaccagctgctccgattctccgaccaatctcacgctccatagtcccctcactcgcgaacaagaccccaaggtacttaaactccttcacttggggtaaggaatcactccctacccgaagaaagcactccatcggtttcctgctgagaaccatggcctcagatttagaggtgctgatcctcatcccagccgcttcacactcggctgcgaaccgatccagagagtgctgaaggtcacagaccgatgacgccatcaggaccacatcatctgcaaaaagcagcgatgagatcctaagcccaccgaactgcaacccctccccgcccgactacgcctcgatatcctgtccataaatattataaacaggattggtgacaaagcgcagccctggcggaggccaaccctcacctggaacgagtccgacttactgccgagaaccggacacagctctcgctttggtcatacagagattggatggccctaagaagggaccccctcactccatactcccgcagcacctcccacagtttctcccggggacccggtcatacgccttctccagatccacaaaacacatgtagactggttgggcatactcccaggctcctccaggatccttgccagagtaaagatctggtccgttgttccacgaccaggacggaatccgcattgttcctcttcaatcagaggttcgactatcggccgaaccctcctttccagcaccttggagtagactttaccagggaggctgaggagtgtgatacccctgtaattggcacacaccctctggtccccctttttgaagaggggaaccaccaccccagtctgccactccttcggcactgtcccagacttccacgcaatgttgaagaggcgtgtcaaccaagacagcccctccacacccagagccttcagcatttctggacggatctcatcaatccctggggctttgccgctgtggagttgtttgactacctcagcgacctccaccagggaaattgacgataatcccccatcatcctccagctctgcctccaccacagaggacgtgtcagctggatttaggagttcctcaaagtgctccttccaccgctctattacctccccagttgaggtcaacaacgtccccccgtccccctcctgaggtggcgaacggttttccagaagcaccttggtgccgaccgaaagtccttctccatgtcttctccgaacttctcccacacccgctgcttgcCTCTgccacggcagaggctgcagccttcgggcccgtcggtaccttgcaactgcatccggagtcctctgggataacatatcccggaaggactccttcttcagtcggacggcttccctgaccaccggtgtccaccagggtgttcgtgggttaccgccccttgaagcacctaagaccctaagaccacagctcccccgccgcagcttcagcaatggaaactttgaacattgtccactcaggttcaatgcccccagcctccacagggatgcacgaaaagctccgcggaggtgtgagttgaaagtccgtcggacaggggctcctccagacgttcccaatttacccgcactacgcgtttgggcttaccaggtctgtccagagtcctcccccacccctgacccaactcaccaccagatggtgatcagttgacagctctgcccctctctccacccgagtgtccaaaacatacggcctcagatcagatgaaacgattataaaatcgatcattgaccttgggcctagggtgctctggtaccacgtacacttatgagcatccctatgttcgaacatggtgtttgttatggacaatccatgactagcacagaagtccaacaacaaacgaccactctgattcagatcagggaggccgttcctccaatcacgcctctccaagtatctccatcattgcccacgtgtgcgttgaagtcccccagcagaactatggagtcccctactggagccccatacaggactccattcaaggtctccaagaaggccgaatactctgaactcctgttggtgcatatgcacaaacaacagtcagagttttccccccccatcacccgcaggcgtagggaggcgaccctctcgtccaccggggtaaactccaacgcagcggtgCTCAGCcaggggcttgtgagtatccccacacccgccggcgcctcacaccctgggcaactccggagtaggaca
Above is a window of Etheostoma spectabile isolate EspeVRDwgs_2016 unplaced genomic scaffold, UIUC_Espe_1.0 scaffold00014348, whole genome shotgun sequence DNA encoding:
- the LOC116679461 gene encoding tripartite motif-containing protein 16 isoform X2, producing the protein MAQQSNQAPEVKISCSICLDLLKDPVTIPCGHSYCMSCIKISWDEGGQRGIYSCPQCRQTFSPRPVLVKSTVLADLVEELKKTGPRAAPADRCYAGPGDVACDVCTGRKLKAFRSCLVCQASYCEQHLQPHYQSPTFKKHKLIDASINLQDSVCSRHDEVMKIFCRTDQECICYLCLMDDHKGHDVVSAAAERTEKQKELGESQQNIEQRIREREKDVTLLQKEMETINYSADKAVEDSEKIFTELIRVIEKRSSEVKEQIRSSQKTEVSRVKELQEKLDQEIVDLKKKNVELEELSRLEDPTQFLHSYLSLSKLTGSTNSPVPKTNRLWYFESVMAAVKAARDKMQNILTEKLPLAEPTTRAEFLRYSCQITMDPNTVGASLDLSEGNSKVTYVKNTKYPAHPDRFLQTTQVLSEDGLTGRCYWEVETSRPALVAVAYKSIGRSGDLHARSFGFNNKSWALRCDNSYIFRHDNCSLRIPGPKSSRIGVYLDHSAGILAFFSISETMTLLHRVQTTFAEPLHAGLCLLGFCGDTAEFCKPR
- the LOC116679461 gene encoding E3 ubiquitin/ISG15 ligase TRIM25 isoform X3 → MAQQSNQAPEEKLSCSICLDLLKDPVTIPCGHSYCMSCITTSWDEGGQRGIYSCPQCRQTFSPRPVLVKSTVLADLVEELKKTGPRAAPADLCCYAGPGDVACDVCTGRKLKAFRSCLVCQASYCEQHLQPHYQSPTFKKHKLIDASINLQDSVCSRHDEVMKIFCRTDQECICYLCLMDDHKGHDVVSAAAERTEKQKELGESQQNIEQRIREREKDVTLLQKEMETINYSADKAVEDSEKIFTELIRVIEKRSSEVKEQIRSSQKTEVSRVKELQEKLDQEIVDLKKKNVELEELSRLEDPTQFLHSYLSLSKLTGSTNSPVPKTNRLWYFESVMAAVKAARDKMQNILTEKLPLAEPTTRAEFLRYSCQITMDPNTVGASLDLSEGNSKVTYVKNTKYPAHPDRFLQTTLLTQNPRPQILQNRRVPGSQRRYSGLLQHLRNHDAPPQSPDHVR
- the LOC116679461 gene encoding tripartite motif-containing protein 16 isoform X1 — translated: MAQQSNQAPEEKLSCSICLDLLKDPVTIPCGHSYCMSCITTSWDEGGQRGIYSCPQCRQTFSPRPVLVKSTVLADLVEELKKTGPRAAPADLCCYAGPGDVACDVCTGRKLKAFRSCLVCQASYCEQHLQPHYQSPTFKKHKLIDASINLQDSVCSRHDEVMKIFCRTDQECICYLCLMDDHKGHDVVSAAAERTEKQKELGESQQNIEQRIREREKDVTLLQKEMETINYSADKAVEDSEKIFTELIRVIEKRSSEVKEQIRSSQKTEVSRVKELQEKLDQEIVDLKKKNVELEELSRLEDPTQFLHSYLSLSKLTGSTNSPVPKTNRLWYFESVMAAVKAARDKMQNILTEKLPLAEPTTRAEFLRYSCQITMDPNTVGASLDLSEGNSKVTYVKNTKYPAHPDRFLQTTQVLSEDGLTGRCYWEVETSRPALVAVAYKSIGRSGDLHARSFGFNNKSWALRCDNSYIFRHDNCSLRIPGPKSSRIGVYLDHSAGILAFFSISETMTLLHRVQTTFAEPLHAGLCLLGFCGDTAEFCKPR